The following are encoded together in the Apodemus sylvaticus chromosome 11, mApoSyl1.1, whole genome shotgun sequence genome:
- the Zmiz2 gene encoding zinc finger MIZ domain-containing protein 2 isoform X1, with the protein MNPMNPMKPALPPAPHGDGSFAYESVPWQQSATQPAGSLSVVTTVWGVGNATQSQVLGNPMGPAGSPPGGSMMPGVAGGSSALTSPQCLGQQAFAEGGASKGYVQQGVYGRGGYPAGSSFTAGYAGGPGGLGLPTHAARPSTDFTQAAAAAAMAAAAATATATATATVAALQEKQSQELSQYGAMGTGQSFNSQFLQHGGPRGPSVPPGMNPSGMGGMMGPSGLSSMAMNPTRAAGMTPLYAGQRLPQHGYPGPPQGQPLPRQGVKRAYSEVYPGQQYLQGGQYAASTAQYAPGPGQPPGPASTYTGHRLPLQQGMAQSLSAPGPTGLHYKPTEQFNGQGASFNGGSISYSQPGLSGPSRSIPGYPSSPLPGNPTPPMTPSSNVPYMSPSQEVKSPFLPDLKPGLSSLHPSPSGSVPCDELRLTFPVRDGVVLEPFRLQHNLAVSNHVFQLRDSVYKTLMLRPDLELQFKCYHHEDRQMNTNWPASVQVSVNATPLSIERGDNKTSHKPLYLKHVCQPGRNTIQITVTACCCSHLFVLQLVHRPSVRSVLQGLLKKRLLPAEHCITKIKRNFSSGTIPGTPGPNGEDGVEQTAIKVSLKCPITFRRIQLPARGHDCRHIQCFDLESYLQLNCERGTWRCPVCNKTALLEGLEVDQYMLGILIYIHNSDYEEITIDPTCSWKPVPVKPDLHIKEEPDGPVLKRCRTVSPAHVLMPSVMEMIAALGPGAAPFAPLQPPSAPAPSDYPSQGSNFLGPGTFPDSFPSATPTTPNLSEFTQGPPPISYQSDIPSSLLTPDKSAPCLSGQMAPAGHLDPAHNPGPPGLHTPNLGPTPGTQLHHPNPSPASRQPLGQPNTGPISELAFNPATGMMGPPSVTGAGEASEPALDLLPELTNPDELLSYLGPPDLPTNSSDDLLSLFENN; encoded by the exons ATGAACCCCATGAACCCCATGAAACCTGCCTTGCCCCCTGCACCACACGG TGACGGTTCATTTGCATATGAGTCTGTGCCTTGGCAACAAAGTGCCACTCAGCCAGCTGGGTCACTGTCCGTGGTCACTACTGTGTGGGGAGTTGGCAACGCAACGCAGAGCCAG GTTCTGGGGAACCCCATGGGCCCTGCAGGAAGCCCCCCTGGTGGCTCCATGATGCCTGGTGTGGCAGGTGGCAGCTCTGCCTTGACCTCCCCGCAGTGCCTGGGACAGCAGGCGTTTGCTGAAGGTGGTGCTAGCAAAGGCTACGTACAGCAAGGCGTGTATGGCCGAGGGGGCTACCCTGCGGGGTCCAGTTTCACTGCTGG GTATGCAGGAGGCCCTGGGGGCCTGGGGCTCCCCACACATGCAGCACGGCCCTCAACTGACTTCACAcaagcagcagctgcagctgccatggctgctgctgcagccacggccacagccacagccacagccactgtGGCTGCCCTGCAAGAGAAACAGAGCCAGGAGCTAAGCCAATATGGAGCG atGGGGACTGGGCAGTCTTTTAACAGTCAGTTTCTGCAGCATGGAGGTCCTCGAGGACCCAGTGTACCCCCTGGCATGAACCCTTCGGGCATGGGAGGAATGATGGGCCCCTCTGGCCTTTCCTCTATGGCCATGAATCCTACCCGGGCAGCAGGCATGACACCCTTATATGCAGGCCAGAGACTGCCTCAGCATGGGTACCCTGGGCCTCCCCAGGGGCAGCCACTGCCTCGACAGGGGGTCAAGAGAGCCTACTCAGAG GTGTATCCTGGGCAGCAGTATCTGCAAGGAGGCCAGTATGCAGCCAGCACTGCCCAGTATGCTCCTGGCCCTGGGCAGCCCCCTGGCCCTGCCTCCACCTACACAGGACACAGACTACCCCTGCAGCAGGGCATGGCCCAGTCCCTGTCTGCCCCTGGCCCCACAGGACTGCATTACAAG CCCACAGAGCAGTTCAACGGGCAGGGCGCCAGCTTCAACGGGGGCAGCATCAGCTACAGCCAGCCTGGTTTGAGTGGG CCTTCCCGCTCCATCCCTGGTTACCCCAGCTCCCCACTGCCGGGGAATCCCACACCACCCATGACGCCTAGCAGCAATGTTCCCTACATGTCCCCAAGCCAGGAAGTCAAGTCTCCTTTCCTGCCTGACCTCAAGCCAGGCCTCAGCTCCTTGCACCCATCGCCCTCCG GAAGTGTCCCTTGTGATGAGCTGCGCCTGACTTTCCCAGTTCGAGATGGGGTGGTCCTGGAGCCCTTCCGCCTGCAGCATAACCTGGCTGTGAGCAACCATGTCTTCCAGCTCCGAGATTCTGTCTATAAGACCCTGATGCTGAG GCCTGACCTGGAGCTGCAGTTCAAGTGCTATCACCATGAGGACCGGCAGATGAACACCAACTGGCCAGCCTCGGTGCAGGTCAGCGTCAATGCCACACCCCTGAGCATCGAGCGTGGGGACAACAAGACCTCGCACAAGCCCCTCTACCTGAAGCATGTGTGCCAGCCAGGTCGCAACACCATCCAGATCACTGTCACCGCCTGCTGCTGT TCCCACCTCTTCGTGCTGCAGCTGGTGCACCGTCCCTCTGTCCGCTCTGTGCTGCAGGGCCTCCTCAAGAAGCGCCTCTTGCCAGCTGAGCACTGCATCACCAAGA TAAAGCGGAACTTCAGTAGCGGCACCATCCCTGGCACTCCTGGGCCCAATGGAGAGGATGGGGTGGAGCAGACGGCTATCAAGGTGTCCCTGAAGTGCCCCATCACCTTCCGCAGGATCCAGCTCCCAGCCCGTGGTCACGACTGTCGCCACATACAG TGCTTTGATCTGGAGTCATACTTACAGCTCAACTGTGAGCGCGGGACCTGGCGCTGCCCCGTCTGCAA CAAGACAGCATTGCTGGAGGGCCTGGAGGTGGATCAGTATATGCTAGGCATCCTGATTTACATTCACAA CTCAGACTATGAGGAGATCACCATCGACCCCACGTGCAGCTGGAAGCCGGTGCCCGTAAAGCCTGACCTACACATCAAGGAGGAGCCCGATGGGCCAGTGCTGAAGCGCTGCCGCACTGTGAGCCCTGCCCATGTGCTCATGCCCAGTGTGATGGAGATGATTGCAGCCCTGGGCCCTGGCGCTGCCCCCTTTGCCCCATTGCAGCCCCCTTCGGCCCCTGCCCCCAGCGACTACCCCAGCCAGG GTTCCAACTTCCTGGGGCCTGGAACCTTCCCAGACTCCTTCCCATCTGCTACACCCACCACCCCAAACCTTTCTGAGTTCACCCAGGGGCCACCCCCAATCTCCTACCAGTCTGACATTCCCAGCAGCCTCCTGACTCCAGACAAGTCTGCTCCATGCCTCTCAGGCCAG ATGGCACCAGCAGGCCACCTAGACCCCGCCCACAATCCTGGACCACCAGGACTGCACACTCCCAACCTTGGACCCACCCCAGGCACCCAGCTACACCATCCAAACCCTTCCCCTGCATCCCGGCAGCCTCTGGGCCAACCAAACACAGGGCCCATCAGCGAACTGGCTTTCAATCCTGCCACGGGCATGATGGGGCCTCCCAGCGTGACTGGGGCAGGGGAGGCCTCAGAACCAGCTCTGGAC CTGCTCCCAGAACTGACCAACCCTGATGAACTGCTCTCCTACCTGGGTCCACCTGACCTCCCCACAAACAGCAGTGATGATCTGCTCTCACTCTTTGAGAATAACTGA
- the Zmiz2 gene encoding zinc finger MIZ domain-containing protein 2 isoform X2 → MNPMNPMKPALPPAPHGDGSFAYESVPWQQSATQPAGSLSVVTTVWGVGNATQSQVLGNPMGPAGSPPGGSMMPGVAGGSSALTSPQCLGQQAFAEGGASKGYVQQGVYGRGGYPAGSSFTAGYAGGPGGLGLPTHAARPSTDFTQAAAAAAMAAAAATATATATATVAALQEKQSQELSQYGAMGTGQSFNSQFLQHGGPRGPSVPPGMNPSGMGGMMGPSGLSSMAMNPTRAAGMTPLYAGQRLPQHGYPGPPQGQPLPRQGVKRAYSEVYPGQQYLQGGQYAASTAQYAPGPGQPPGPASTYTGHRLPLQQGMAQSLSAPGPTGLHYKPTEQFNGQGASFNGGSISYSQPGLSGEVKSPFLPDLKPGLSSLHPSPSGSVPCDELRLTFPVRDGVVLEPFRLQHNLAVSNHVFQLRDSVYKTLMLRPDLELQFKCYHHEDRQMNTNWPASVQVSVNATPLSIERGDNKTSHKPLYLKHVCQPGRNTIQITVTACCCSHLFVLQLVHRPSVRSVLQGLLKKRLLPAEHCITKIKRNFSSGTIPGTPGPNGEDGVEQTAIKVSLKCPITFRRIQLPARGHDCRHIQCFDLESYLQLNCERGTWRCPVCNKTALLEGLEVDQYMLGILIYIHNSDYEEITIDPTCSWKPVPVKPDLHIKEEPDGPVLKRCRTVSPAHVLMPSVMEMIAALGPGAAPFAPLQPPSAPAPSDYPSQGSNFLGPGTFPDSFPSATPTTPNLSEFTQGPPPISYQSDIPSSLLTPDKSAPCLSGQMAPAGHLDPAHNPGPPGLHTPNLGPTPGTQLHHPNPSPASRQPLGQPNTGPISELAFNPATGMMGPPSVTGAGEASEPALDLLPELTNPDELLSYLGPPDLPTNSSDDLLSLFENN, encoded by the exons ATGAACCCCATGAACCCCATGAAACCTGCCTTGCCCCCTGCACCACACGG TGACGGTTCATTTGCATATGAGTCTGTGCCTTGGCAACAAAGTGCCACTCAGCCAGCTGGGTCACTGTCCGTGGTCACTACTGTGTGGGGAGTTGGCAACGCAACGCAGAGCCAG GTTCTGGGGAACCCCATGGGCCCTGCAGGAAGCCCCCCTGGTGGCTCCATGATGCCTGGTGTGGCAGGTGGCAGCTCTGCCTTGACCTCCCCGCAGTGCCTGGGACAGCAGGCGTTTGCTGAAGGTGGTGCTAGCAAAGGCTACGTACAGCAAGGCGTGTATGGCCGAGGGGGCTACCCTGCGGGGTCCAGTTTCACTGCTGG GTATGCAGGAGGCCCTGGGGGCCTGGGGCTCCCCACACATGCAGCACGGCCCTCAACTGACTTCACAcaagcagcagctgcagctgccatggctgctgctgcagccacggccacagccacagccacagccactgtGGCTGCCCTGCAAGAGAAACAGAGCCAGGAGCTAAGCCAATATGGAGCG atGGGGACTGGGCAGTCTTTTAACAGTCAGTTTCTGCAGCATGGAGGTCCTCGAGGACCCAGTGTACCCCCTGGCATGAACCCTTCGGGCATGGGAGGAATGATGGGCCCCTCTGGCCTTTCCTCTATGGCCATGAATCCTACCCGGGCAGCAGGCATGACACCCTTATATGCAGGCCAGAGACTGCCTCAGCATGGGTACCCTGGGCCTCCCCAGGGGCAGCCACTGCCTCGACAGGGGGTCAAGAGAGCCTACTCAGAG GTGTATCCTGGGCAGCAGTATCTGCAAGGAGGCCAGTATGCAGCCAGCACTGCCCAGTATGCTCCTGGCCCTGGGCAGCCCCCTGGCCCTGCCTCCACCTACACAGGACACAGACTACCCCTGCAGCAGGGCATGGCCCAGTCCCTGTCTGCCCCTGGCCCCACAGGACTGCATTACAAG CCCACAGAGCAGTTCAACGGGCAGGGCGCCAGCTTCAACGGGGGCAGCATCAGCTACAGCCAGCCTGGTTTGAGTGGG GAAGTCAAGTCTCCTTTCCTGCCTGACCTCAAGCCAGGCCTCAGCTCCTTGCACCCATCGCCCTCCG GAAGTGTCCCTTGTGATGAGCTGCGCCTGACTTTCCCAGTTCGAGATGGGGTGGTCCTGGAGCCCTTCCGCCTGCAGCATAACCTGGCTGTGAGCAACCATGTCTTCCAGCTCCGAGATTCTGTCTATAAGACCCTGATGCTGAG GCCTGACCTGGAGCTGCAGTTCAAGTGCTATCACCATGAGGACCGGCAGATGAACACCAACTGGCCAGCCTCGGTGCAGGTCAGCGTCAATGCCACACCCCTGAGCATCGAGCGTGGGGACAACAAGACCTCGCACAAGCCCCTCTACCTGAAGCATGTGTGCCAGCCAGGTCGCAACACCATCCAGATCACTGTCACCGCCTGCTGCTGT TCCCACCTCTTCGTGCTGCAGCTGGTGCACCGTCCCTCTGTCCGCTCTGTGCTGCAGGGCCTCCTCAAGAAGCGCCTCTTGCCAGCTGAGCACTGCATCACCAAGA TAAAGCGGAACTTCAGTAGCGGCACCATCCCTGGCACTCCTGGGCCCAATGGAGAGGATGGGGTGGAGCAGACGGCTATCAAGGTGTCCCTGAAGTGCCCCATCACCTTCCGCAGGATCCAGCTCCCAGCCCGTGGTCACGACTGTCGCCACATACAG TGCTTTGATCTGGAGTCATACTTACAGCTCAACTGTGAGCGCGGGACCTGGCGCTGCCCCGTCTGCAA CAAGACAGCATTGCTGGAGGGCCTGGAGGTGGATCAGTATATGCTAGGCATCCTGATTTACATTCACAA CTCAGACTATGAGGAGATCACCATCGACCCCACGTGCAGCTGGAAGCCGGTGCCCGTAAAGCCTGACCTACACATCAAGGAGGAGCCCGATGGGCCAGTGCTGAAGCGCTGCCGCACTGTGAGCCCTGCCCATGTGCTCATGCCCAGTGTGATGGAGATGATTGCAGCCCTGGGCCCTGGCGCTGCCCCCTTTGCCCCATTGCAGCCCCCTTCGGCCCCTGCCCCCAGCGACTACCCCAGCCAGG GTTCCAACTTCCTGGGGCCTGGAACCTTCCCAGACTCCTTCCCATCTGCTACACCCACCACCCCAAACCTTTCTGAGTTCACCCAGGGGCCACCCCCAATCTCCTACCAGTCTGACATTCCCAGCAGCCTCCTGACTCCAGACAAGTCTGCTCCATGCCTCTCAGGCCAG ATGGCACCAGCAGGCCACCTAGACCCCGCCCACAATCCTGGACCACCAGGACTGCACACTCCCAACCTTGGACCCACCCCAGGCACCCAGCTACACCATCCAAACCCTTCCCCTGCATCCCGGCAGCCTCTGGGCCAACCAAACACAGGGCCCATCAGCGAACTGGCTTTCAATCCTGCCACGGGCATGATGGGGCCTCCCAGCGTGACTGGGGCAGGGGAGGCCTCAGAACCAGCTCTGGAC CTGCTCCCAGAACTGACCAACCCTGATGAACTGCTCTCCTACCTGGGTCCACCTGACCTCCCCACAAACAGCAGTGATGATCTGCTCTCACTCTTTGAGAATAACTGA
- the Ppia gene encoding peptidyl-prolyl cis-trans isomerase A: protein MVNPTVFFDIMADDEPLGRVSFELFADKVPKTAENFRALSTGEKGFGYKGSSFHRIIPGFMCQGGDFTRHNGTGGKSIYGEKFEDENFILKHTGPGILSMANAGPNTNGSQFFICTAKTEWLDGKHVVFGKVKEGMNIVEAMERFGSRNGKTSKKITISDCGQL, encoded by the exons ATGGTCAACCCCACCGTGTTTTTCGACATCATGGCCGACGACGAGCCCTTGGGCCGCGTCTCCTTCGAG CTGTTTGCAGACAAAGTTCCAAAGACAGCAG aaaACTTTCGTGCTCTGAGCACTGGAGAGAAAGGATTTGGCTATAAGGGTTCCTCCTTTCACAGAATTATTCCAGGATTCATGTGCCAG GGTGGTGACTTCACACGCCATAATGGCACTGGCGGCAAATCCATCTACGGAGAGAAATTTGAGGATGAGAACTTCATCCTGAAGCATACAGGTCCTGGCATCTTGTCCATGGCAAATGCTGGACCAAACACAAACGGTTCTCAGTTTTTTATCTGCACTGCCAAGACTGAGTG GCTGGACGGCAAGCATGTGGTCTTTGGGAAGGTGAAAGAAGGCATGAACATTGTGGAAGCCATGGAGCGCTTTGGGTCCAGGAATGGCAAGACCAGCAAGAAGATCACCATTTCCGACTGTGGACAGCTCTAA